The Primulina huaijiensis isolate GDHJ02 chromosome 18, ASM1229523v2, whole genome shotgun sequence DNA window ataaaaatttataaagatcATTGGATGAAATCTTAGGATAATTTCTTTAAGCTAGAATCACAAACtcgaatacaaaaaaaaaaaattcaaccaaaTGAAAAAATCATTCTAGCTCAATATTTAGATGAAATAAATCAAAGCCATACAAAATCAAActgatttttatataattataaaatgttaaaaatataaagTGAATTATCTACAAGCTAGGTTTACTGAACTTATTGAAGTAGCTAGTGTTTTCTTATGTTAAATTTGTAAtgtaaaatcatatatattgttGACTTCTTTGATCCCGTGTGCATACTAACATTtaacaaattcaaattttaaaaccgaTATTATAATTGAACCGAACAAAAAATCGCGATCTGGATTCTAATGATTCATATGGTATTGTTTCTTGGTTTGTTTACTCAATAAAACATACAAATTTGGTATTTATcttagatatatattttttttaaatcaagaaCCCGGTTCATTCACATAAACCGGTTCGATAAGACTACAAATCCCGCATATAACAGCCAAACACAACCAGAAAGTAGCGAGTCCCGCCAAAACAGGTGACGCAAGCAGTGACATCATCCCACTCCTGCTTCATCTCCCGCCACGTGTCCCTTCCAACCTTATCCCCCACGTGTCTTCTAGATCACGCCGCAACCAGCAGCCAGGTGTCCCCCCTCTTCCCCTATATATACCCTCTCCTCCCAGGCGGACTAAGTTTCACAAAACCCCAATTCCTCTCTCCTATTGGCCCAATTTCTCAGGCTTCGATTGATTGATTGTCATCATCACCTGAAGCAGAAGAAGAAATGGCGGCCTCCGATTTGCAGCTGCAGTTGCCCCCCGGATTCAGGTTCCACCCCACCGACGATGAGCTGGTGATGCATTATTTGTGCCGGAAATGCGCTTCGCAGCCAATTTTCGTGCCGATTATCGCCGAAATCGACCTTTACAAGTACAATCCGTGGGAACTTCCAGGTGAAATTAATCTCGAGTTCATCATTCAGTACAATCTTAAAAGTATCCTAGTTTATTAATTGATTGATTGGTTGTGTTGATTGCGAGCAGGATTGGCTCTGTACGGTGAGAAAGAATGGTACTTCTTCTCTCCTCGGGACCGGAAATATCCGAATGGATCGAGGCCTAATCGTGCGGCGGGGAGTGGATACTGGAAGGCCACCGGAGCTGATAAGCCGATCGGAATTCCTAAGCCGGTGGGGATTAAGAAGGCGTTGGTGTTCTACTCCGGGAAGGCTCCGAGGGGCGAGAAGACCAATTGGATCATGCACGAATACCGCCTCACCGGCGTGGACCGATCAGCTCGCAAGAAGAACAACAGCTTGAGGGTGGGTTCAATTTCGTGCCGagactaaaaaataataaaaatggaaTACATTGATTGATTGACATTGGTTTTTCTTTCCAACGGTTTGGATTGATTAATGAATGAATCTGACGGCTGTGGTTTTTCTTGTGCACAGCTGGATGACTGGGTACTGTGCCGCATATACAACAAGAAGGGCGCCAGCGAGAAGCACGTGCCTCACGTCATCACCCGGGACCTGACGCACGTGGTGACGCCAGAGGAGGACATCAAGCCCGTCATCGTGACGTCACTCGCCGACTCTTCCCCGGCGTTGTACGACGACTTCATGTACCTCGACGTGTCCGACTCCATCCCGCGGCTGAACCCGGACTCGAGCGGCTCAGAACACGTGATCTCGCCGGAGTTCGCCAGCGCGGTAGAGGTCGAGAGTGCCCCGAAGCTGAGCGAGTGGGAGAAGTCGGCCCTCGACTTCCAGTTCAACTACCTCGACGCCGCCCCGCCGATGGACCTTCTTGGCCCGCAGTTCCACAACTTATACATGGCGGAGCCGCCGACGGAGATGTTCCCTTTTCTAAGGAAGCCGTTTTAGGTGCGCCGACACGTCGCACATGAGACCCGGTGTCTATGATTGTGCACGTGCGGAAATTGTTTGTATTCTGTAAGAAATAGTGACGCAAAGGGGTAGCCTTGTAGGCCAAAGTGTTAATAGTAAAACTTGTGTTGTTTcaactatttattatttttatatttatataaatgaattttatttttaaaaaattgaggttttttattatttaatttcatatattataaacattaatataattataaatttttatataattataaatttttagacTTTTATTgaatgttaaaaaatatttagttgattttttaaatttgtttttcaaagACAAGACATTTGACTTGTTTTTGTTCAAAGTGGTTGTCCCTAACTTTGATTAAATTCCAAATTGATTCAAATGCTCCACAGACAAAATCTTctcttaaataataataaacttgtttttttttcaaatgtaaAATAGTGGATTATATTAATTAGATATTTCTAGATTTTATGGCATTTTTAAATTGGTTAGTTGATTTTTTAAACTATAACTATgggttattttaaataattattgatttttattttcttgttatagaatttttttttaaaaaataattaaggtATTTTACCCAA harbors:
- the LOC140963762 gene encoding NAC domain-containing protein 2-like, translating into MAASDLQLQLPPGFRFHPTDDELVMHYLCRKCASQPIFVPIIAEIDLYKYNPWELPGLALYGEKEWYFFSPRDRKYPNGSRPNRAAGSGYWKATGADKPIGIPKPVGIKKALVFYSGKAPRGEKTNWIMHEYRLTGVDRSARKKNNSLRLDDWVLCRIYNKKGASEKHVPHVITRDLTHVVTPEEDIKPVIVTSLADSSPALYDDFMYLDVSDSIPRLNPDSSGSEHVISPEFASAVEVESAPKLSEWEKSALDFQFNYLDAAPPMDLLGPQFHNLYMAEPPTEMFPFLRKPF